TTGCTTGGCTTCGCTGCGTTGGCTAAATTCCTGTTGCAGGACTTTAATCGCCACATAGGGCTCTTCTACACCTTCGGCTTCAAGGTGCAAATCTTTGGCACGGTAAATGTCGCTCATGCCGCCGTTACCGATTTGCGATTCGATCAAATAGCGTTTGTTAAAACACTTACCCACCAGATTAACCGGCGCCTGACTTTTTTTCGCGCTGAGCCCGGCAATCAGGGTTTTATCATCGGCAGCAGGATCTTGCGGGTTATTCTTTTCCATGTTTAATCACTTCCTTGTGTGGCTCTTTTTTGCGCCCTGCTTAGTCTTTTTAAACATTACAGCTAAGCATGCAGAGCTAAAATTAACATTGGTCAATAACGGCTAAAATACCACCAACATTCTGCTCCTTTAATAAACAAAAAACAAGACAGGCGTTTATTTTATCGGTTATTTTTCAGGTGTTTTCCGGCGCTTTCAGAAACAGGCAAAAGAAATCCCGCCGGGTGTAATCGCTTGGACAAGCTTGATAAAAAAAGCATAGCCCAGCTAAATCACATTGCCATAATTACCGCCGGTTATTCACTGCGCTTTTTAGCGGTAATTTTTAATCCGCTTATTGCAAGCAAAACCAATACAGACGATAATAACGGTTTAAGAGGTTAAATTTACTACCATTATAAATGGCGTAGGCCTTTCATTTGGCAGTAATTTTAACCTGGTAACATAATAGCAAGTGTAAATTCCCGCAGGATCCCTGCACTATTGTGCTAATGAAACTCAAATAGTGAGTAGGCTGTAACTTATAACGGAACACTAAGTGAAGTGGATTCATCACGCTAGACTTTTAACCTCACTTTCGCTTGCCAGCTGTTTTTTCAGCCAGGCAGAGCCTCTCACTGTGGTTTATCCTGAAGTCAAAGCACCCTATGACAAAATATTCCAGCAGATCACCCGGGGCATCGCCGAAGAGGCGAAAGAGGAGATCCTGGAAATCAAACTGCCGGATAAATTCAATCCCGGCGATGCGGCAGAAAAAATCACCACAGAGAAAGTGATTGCCCTGGGTAAACGCGGCTTGCAGGTTGCCAGGCAAATCTATAAAGAAAAACCTGTCGTAGTCGGGGCCCTGCCCATCAGACCCAATGGCATATCCGGCGTGAGCCTGACCGCAGATCCGGATGAATTGTTCGATTATTTACATGAACTTGCTCCGGAAATCACTAAGGTCACCGTTTTATACACCCCGGCTTCCGCCTGGGTGATTGATGATGCCCGGGAGAAGGCTAAAACCAGGGGCTTGAGCTTAAACGGCATCAAGGTTGAGAATATCCGCGAGGCGGTCAAAGCCTATGACAGACTTTTTGCCCGGGAAGACTTAAGCCAGACAGCTATTTGGCTGCCTTTGGATCCCATCACCGCCAACGATAAAATTATCGTGCCTGTGATCCTGGAAAAAGCCTGGAGCAATAAAATCGTGGTTTTCTCCAGTAAACCTAACCATGCCAAACGTGGCGCCTTATTTTCTGCGATCCCCAATAATGAATTATTAGGACGTCAGTTGGTGCGCCTGGTAGAAGAGATCAGCGCGCAACCTTTGCCCTCAGTAGTCAAACCCCTTAAGACCGTCAAACTGGCGGTTAATTTAAGAACCGCAGCGCATTTAGGCTATGAATATGGCTCGGGGAAGCGTTCCGGATTCGCGTTAACTTTCCCCAAATGATGATGTTTTACTCATAAAAAATATAAAAAAGATGTAGACGTAGATGTAGATGTAACATGAACCAGAAAAGCCAAGCAAAACGCATTGCCAACAAAAGTATTAAGAGTCTGGTTATCAGCTTTTTGGTGATCAGTATTACCTTAATGACAGTAGCTATGGGTGTCGTCACGGCGATCGGCGTCAACCAGCAATCACGGGAGCTGATGTTAGACAATGCCTTCCAGATCACCGAAGGGTTAGCGAAACAGGCGGTATTTTCCATTCTTTCCGGTTCGAACCAAAATGCCCACGACGCCATGAAGCAGGTGCAGGGGTTTCACTCCGTACTGGCTTCGAGTTTATTGCTTGAAGATCAAAGCGTGTTTTTAACCATGGGCAGCTACCCGGATCATTTTAATATGACCCAGGATAACGTCCATGAAACTTCAGTCATTATTGAAACCAATGATTACTGGCTGATCCGCACCCCGGTAGAAGTGATCGCCGAACAGGGCACAGACGAAGAAAGCGAATTCGAACTTGATACCGTCTCCCTTGAGGAGCAGGTAATAGGTTATGCCGAAGTCATCTACAGTAAAGAAAACCTCAGCCATGCCCAGAACCGTGTGGCTATGCTGATCACTATTGTCGGCAGCATTTCCGTGGTCTTACTCAGCCTGGTCCTGCATACCGGTTTGCAAAGGTTATTTAAACCCCTGGGACAGTTGGCGCAAACCATGCAGCAGGCGAAAAAAACCGGCGAACACCTGATGGCGCAAGTCTACGGCGCCAAAGAAATCCGCAATATGGCCAGTTCCTATAACAGCATGATGGAAGTGCTGGATCGCCAGGAAGACGACCTGAAAGAACACAGGGACCAGCTGGAAAAAGAGGTTGAAGTCCGCACCCGTGAGTTGGTGCAGGCAAGGGATTCTGCCTTAACCGCCAGCCGCCATAAATCGGAATTTATGGCCAATATGAGCCATGAGCTACGCACCCCGATCCAGTCGATTATCGGCTACGGCGAGCTCGTCACGGAAGAGCTGGAGCTTGAGGGTAATTTTGACCTAATCGAAGACATGGATAAGATCGCCAAAAACTCACAACGTTTGTTAGTGATGATCAACAGCCTGCTTGATCTTGCCAAAATCGAAGCCGGCCGGGTGGAAATCAACAATATAGAAGTCACGGTAGAAGAACTAAAAGCCAACCTTACCGATACCATAGTGCCGCTGGCACAAAGGAATAATAACGAGTTTACCATCAAGCAACTCAGTAATATCAAGCTGCTGTACCTGGATAAGGAAAAGCTCGAACAGACCTTGCTGAACCTGTTAAGCAATGCCTGCAAGTTTACCGAAAATGGCCAGGTCACCCTCACCATATATAACGATAACCAGCAAATTTATTTTGATATTCTGGACACCGGCATAGGTTTGACCAAAGAGCAGCAAAAATATATTTTTGATGAATTCCGCCAGGTGGACGCAAGCCAGTCCCGCAAATTCAGCGGCACCGGCTTAGGTCTGGCGATATCCAAACGTTTCATCGAAATGATGCAGGGACGGATCACTGTAGTCAGCGAACTCGAACGGGGAGCAAGATTTACCGTGGCGCTGCCGCTGCAGCGCCTGTTATCCCACGGCTAATCTTCCACGGGCCGGGGGGCAACCCCGGTATATTGAATATCCGTACATTTTAACGGTAAAAAGGAGTTGGGGGACTGATCTTCCATATCCCGGTAGCAGGCCACGGCGCCGCCAATAACGGCAAAAGT
This genomic window from Thalassomonas viridans contains:
- a CDS encoding sensor histidine kinase, whose product is MNQKSQAKRIANKSIKSLVISFLVISITLMTVAMGVVTAIGVNQQSRELMLDNAFQITEGLAKQAVFSILSGSNQNAHDAMKQVQGFHSVLASSLLLEDQSVFLTMGSYPDHFNMTQDNVHETSVIIETNDYWLIRTPVEVIAEQGTDEESEFELDTVSLEEQVIGYAEVIYSKENLSHAQNRVAMLITIVGSISVVLLSLVLHTGLQRLFKPLGQLAQTMQQAKKTGEHLMAQVYGAKEIRNMASSYNSMMEVLDRQEDDLKEHRDQLEKEVEVRTRELVQARDSALTASRHKSEFMANMSHELRTPIQSIIGYGELVTEELELEGNFDLIEDMDKIAKNSQRLLVMINSLLDLAKIEAGRVEINNIEVTVEELKANLTDTIVPLAQRNNNEFTIKQLSNIKLLYLDKEKLEQTLLNLLSNACKFTENGQVTLTIYNDNQQIYFDILDTGIGLTKEQQKYIFDEFRQVDASQSRKFSGTGLGLAISKRFIEMMQGRITVVSELERGARFTVALPLQRLLSHG
- a CDS encoding ABC transporter substrate-binding protein; protein product: MKWIHHARLLTSLSLASCFFSQAEPLTVVYPEVKAPYDKIFQQITRGIAEEAKEEILEIKLPDKFNPGDAAEKITTEKVIALGKRGLQVARQIYKEKPVVVGALPIRPNGISGVSLTADPDELFDYLHELAPEITKVTVLYTPASAWVIDDAREKAKTRGLSLNGIKVENIREAVKAYDRLFAREDLSQTAIWLPLDPITANDKIIVPVILEKAWSNKIVVFSSKPNHAKRGALFSAIPNNELLGRQLVRLVEEISAQPLPSVVKPLKTVKLAVNLRTAAHLGYEYGSGKRSGFALTFPK